The following are encoded together in the Bos javanicus breed banteng chromosome 4, ARS-OSU_banteng_1.0, whole genome shotgun sequence genome:
- the LLCFC1 gene encoding sperm-egg fusion protein LLCFC1 — protein sequence MSSLGSQLCRAAFLGTLLLLLRVKGVKTQRGSPGLDERSQKEKTPSTDQDREQFEEHFMASSVGEMWQVVDMAQQEDDKTSEVAAIRDHLFDLAFCFNLASIMVFL from the exons ATGAGCTCCTTGGGCTCCCAGCTCTGCAGGGCAGCATTCCTGGGcaccctcctgctgctgctgcgagtCAAGGGGGTGAAGACCCAGAGAGGGAGCCCAGGCCTAGATGAgaggagtcagaaagagaagacaccCTCTACAG ACCAAGATCGAGAACAGTTTGAAGAGCACTTCATGGCCTCCTCAGTGGGCGAGATGTGGCAGGTGGTGGACATGGCCCAGCAGGAGGATGACAAGACCTCAGAGGTGGCGGCGATCCGTGACCACCTGTTTGACCTCGCCTTCTGCTTTAACCTGGCCAGCATTATGGTTTTTTTATGA
- the KEL gene encoding kell blood group glycoprotein isoform X1, with amino-acid sequence MWTEQASGSGTRRRWERSPEEELHTAQDGWWQMTLRALRTLLLFSIILGLSLLLWGYVFQGCGPSPCKTSVCQDLLDLYLASGNTSVAPCTDFFSFACGNINRAGSPFQALAEENKRRVRRILETPGSWRLAPGEEKAFEFYNSCMNMSAIEAAGASPFRQVIEELGGWSIFGNWTPLDFNQTLSLLMSQYGHFPFFRAYLKPLPTPPYLPVIQIDQPELDVLLKQKQEPNYAQILREYLSYLNRLVTLLGGDPTKVGNDASYSLFINSQLNQFLRPGEQQQAQGKVFEMVTIDQLQRVAPAIDWLSCLQATFAPMSLSPSYRVAVHDLEYLKNMSQLIEKDLMKHRDFLQSHIIFGLVKTLSPALDSQFQEAHRSLSQKVGELTGRPPMPVHPRWMTCVEKTEAFFEPTLATLFIKETFKPSTHSAAMELFTTIKDTFISHLHTVPWMDRETRAEAQDRLTQLQVKMGPSEWALKPDPARQEYDDVQLGPSFLQTFLSCVRSRQARVIQGFLQPFSSHRWQVLPWGLKASYSIPDHVMVFPAGLLQPPFFHPGYPRAVNFGAAGSIMARELLHIFDQFLLPGGCPACDTRALQKALLCLERLYAALPSPKGTSFNVSRTLLEDAADAGALAIALKAYKKRLVLFRGETVLPNLDLSPRQLFFRSYAQVMCRDPSTQDPQDIRSPPTLRVHGPLSNSPAFTRHFRCPQGALLNPPSRCQLW; translated from the exons ATGTGGACTGAGCAAGCGAGTGGATCGGGGACACGCAGGAGATGGGAG AGATCTCCAGAAGAGGAGCTGCACACCGCACAGGATGGATGGTGGCAAATGACCTTGCGAGCGCTAAGGACCCTTCTGCTCTTCAGTATAATCCTTGGTCTTTCTCTGCTGCTTTGGGGCTATGTGTTCCAGGGCTGTGGTCCTT CCCCTTGCAAGACATCTGTGTGTCAGGACCTCCTGGATCTCTACTTGGCCTCTGGGAACACCAGTGTGGCCCCCTGCACTGATTTCTTTAGCTTTGCCTGTGGAAACATCAACAGGGCTGGCAGTCCTTTTCAGGCTCTTGCAGAGGAGAACAAGCGACGAGTTCGAAGAATCCTGG AAACCCCAGGTTCCTGGCGCCTGGCCCCTGGGGAGGAGAAAGCCTTTGAATTCTACAACTCCTGCATGAACATGAGTGCCATTGAGGCAGCAGGGGCCAGTCCCTTCAGACAGGTTATTGAGGAG cTTGGCGGCTGGTCGATCTTCGGTAACTGGACTCCGTTAGATTTTAACCAAACTCTGAGCCTTCTGATGAGTCAATATGGTCACTTCCCATTCTTCAGAGCATATTTGAAACCTCTTCCCACTCCTCCATACCTGCCAGTCATCCAG ATAGACCAGCCAGAGCTTGACGTTCTCCTCAAGCAAAAACAGGAACCGAACTATGCCCAG ATCCTGCGGGAATACCTGAGTTACCTGAATCGCCTGGTAACCTTGCTGGGAGGAGACCCAACCAAAGTGGGAAACGATGCCTCCTATTCCCTCTTCATTAACTCACAGCTGAACCAGTTCCTGAGGCCTGGGGagcagcagcaggcccagggCAAGGTCTTCGAGATGGTCACAATTGACCAGTTGCAG AGAGTGGCCCCTGCCATCGACTGGTTGTCCTGCTTGCAAGCAACGTTCGCACCGATGTCCCTGAGCCCCTCTTATCGCGTTGCAGTCCATGACCTGGAGTATTTGAAAAACATGTCACAACTGATTGAGAAGGACCTGATGAAGCACAG GGACTTTCTGCAAAGCCACATAATCTTCGGGCTGGTGAAGACACTTTCTCCAGCCCTGGACAGTCAGTTCCAAGAGGCACACAGATCGCTGAGCCAGAAAGTGGGGGAACTGACAGGACGCCCACCCATG CCAGTCCACCCTCGCTGGATGACGTGCGTGGAGAAGACAGAAGCTTTCTTCGAGCCCACACTGGCCACCTTGTTCATCAAGGAGACTTTCAAACCCAGCACCCATAGTGCT GCCATGGAATTATTCACTACCATCAAGGATACCTTCATCTCTCACCTTCATACAGTTCCCTGGATGGATAGAGAGACCCGGGCAGAGGCCCAGGACAGG CTTACCCAACTGCAGGTGAAGATGGGGCCCTCTGAGTGGGCCCTGAAACCAGACCCGGCCAGACAGGAATACGACGAC GTGCAACTTGGACCCAGCTTCCTCCAGACCTTCCTGAGCTGCGTCCGCTCCCGCCAAGCCAGAGTCATCCAGGGCTTCTTGCAGCCTTTCTCCAGTCACAG GTGGCAGGTGCTCCCCTGGGGCCTCAAGGCTTCCTATTCAATACCTGACCATGTGATGGTCTTCCCAGCCGGACTCCTCCAACCCCCATTTTTCCACCCTGGCTACCCCAG AGCTGTGAACTTTGGCGCTGCTGGCAGCATTATGGCCCGTGAGCTGTTGCACATCTTTGACCAGTTCT TACTCCCTGGGGGCTGCCCAGCCTGTGACACCCGTGCCCTGCAGAAGGCACTGCTGTGCCTGGAACGCCTCTATGCTGCCTTACCATCACCCAAGGGAACCTCCTTCAATGTCTCCCGCACGCTTCTGGAGGATGCTGCAGACGCCGGGGCACTGGCCATCGCACTGAAG GCATACAAAAAGAGGCTAGTTCTGTTCCGTGGGGAAACCGTCCTGCCCAACCTAGACCTCAGCCCCCGGCAACTCTTCTTCCGAAGCTATGCCCAG GTGATGTGTAGGGACCCCAGCACCCAGGATCCTCAGGACATTCGCAGCCCTCCTACCCTTCGAGTCCACGGGCCCCTAAGCAACAGTCCAGCCTTCACCAGACACTTCCGCTGTCCCCAGGGGGCCCTCCTGAACCCCCCCAGCCGCTGCCAACTCTGGTAA
- the KEL gene encoding kell blood group glycoprotein isoform X2 has product MWTEQASGSGTRRRWERSPEEELHTAQDGWWQMTLRALRTLLLFSIILGLSLLLWGYVFQGCGPSPCKTSVCQDLLDLYLASGNTSVAPCTDFFSFACGNINRAGSPFQALAEENKRRVRRILETPGSWRLAPGEEKAFEFYNSCMNMSAIEAAGASPFRQVIEEIDQPELDVLLKQKQEPNYAQILREYLSYLNRLVTLLGGDPTKVGNDASYSLFINSQLNQFLRPGEQQQAQGKVFEMVTIDQLQRVAPAIDWLSCLQATFAPMSLSPSYRVAVHDLEYLKNMSQLIEKDLMKHRDFLQSHIIFGLVKTLSPALDSQFQEAHRSLSQKVGELTGRPPMPVHPRWMTCVEKTEAFFEPTLATLFIKETFKPSTHSAAMELFTTIKDTFISHLHTVPWMDRETRAEAQDRLTQLQVKMGPSEWALKPDPARQEYDDVQLGPSFLQTFLSCVRSRQARVIQGFLQPFSSHRWQVLPWGLKASYSIPDHVMVFPAGLLQPPFFHPGYPRAVNFGAAGSIMARELLHIFDQFLLPGGCPACDTRALQKALLCLERLYAALPSPKGTSFNVSRTLLEDAADAGALAIALKAYKKRLVLFRGETVLPNLDLSPRQLFFRSYAQVMCRDPSTQDPQDIRSPPTLRVHGPLSNSPAFTRHFRCPQGALLNPPSRCQLW; this is encoded by the exons ATGTGGACTGAGCAAGCGAGTGGATCGGGGACACGCAGGAGATGGGAG AGATCTCCAGAAGAGGAGCTGCACACCGCACAGGATGGATGGTGGCAAATGACCTTGCGAGCGCTAAGGACCCTTCTGCTCTTCAGTATAATCCTTGGTCTTTCTCTGCTGCTTTGGGGCTATGTGTTCCAGGGCTGTGGTCCTT CCCCTTGCAAGACATCTGTGTGTCAGGACCTCCTGGATCTCTACTTGGCCTCTGGGAACACCAGTGTGGCCCCCTGCACTGATTTCTTTAGCTTTGCCTGTGGAAACATCAACAGGGCTGGCAGTCCTTTTCAGGCTCTTGCAGAGGAGAACAAGCGACGAGTTCGAAGAATCCTGG AAACCCCAGGTTCCTGGCGCCTGGCCCCTGGGGAGGAGAAAGCCTTTGAATTCTACAACTCCTGCATGAACATGAGTGCCATTGAGGCAGCAGGGGCCAGTCCCTTCAGACAGGTTATTGAGGAG ATAGACCAGCCAGAGCTTGACGTTCTCCTCAAGCAAAAACAGGAACCGAACTATGCCCAG ATCCTGCGGGAATACCTGAGTTACCTGAATCGCCTGGTAACCTTGCTGGGAGGAGACCCAACCAAAGTGGGAAACGATGCCTCCTATTCCCTCTTCATTAACTCACAGCTGAACCAGTTCCTGAGGCCTGGGGagcagcagcaggcccagggCAAGGTCTTCGAGATGGTCACAATTGACCAGTTGCAG AGAGTGGCCCCTGCCATCGACTGGTTGTCCTGCTTGCAAGCAACGTTCGCACCGATGTCCCTGAGCCCCTCTTATCGCGTTGCAGTCCATGACCTGGAGTATTTGAAAAACATGTCACAACTGATTGAGAAGGACCTGATGAAGCACAG GGACTTTCTGCAAAGCCACATAATCTTCGGGCTGGTGAAGACACTTTCTCCAGCCCTGGACAGTCAGTTCCAAGAGGCACACAGATCGCTGAGCCAGAAAGTGGGGGAACTGACAGGACGCCCACCCATG CCAGTCCACCCTCGCTGGATGACGTGCGTGGAGAAGACAGAAGCTTTCTTCGAGCCCACACTGGCCACCTTGTTCATCAAGGAGACTTTCAAACCCAGCACCCATAGTGCT GCCATGGAATTATTCACTACCATCAAGGATACCTTCATCTCTCACCTTCATACAGTTCCCTGGATGGATAGAGAGACCCGGGCAGAGGCCCAGGACAGG CTTACCCAACTGCAGGTGAAGATGGGGCCCTCTGAGTGGGCCCTGAAACCAGACCCGGCCAGACAGGAATACGACGAC GTGCAACTTGGACCCAGCTTCCTCCAGACCTTCCTGAGCTGCGTCCGCTCCCGCCAAGCCAGAGTCATCCAGGGCTTCTTGCAGCCTTTCTCCAGTCACAG GTGGCAGGTGCTCCCCTGGGGCCTCAAGGCTTCCTATTCAATACCTGACCATGTGATGGTCTTCCCAGCCGGACTCCTCCAACCCCCATTTTTCCACCCTGGCTACCCCAG AGCTGTGAACTTTGGCGCTGCTGGCAGCATTATGGCCCGTGAGCTGTTGCACATCTTTGACCAGTTCT TACTCCCTGGGGGCTGCCCAGCCTGTGACACCCGTGCCCTGCAGAAGGCACTGCTGTGCCTGGAACGCCTCTATGCTGCCTTACCATCACCCAAGGGAACCTCCTTCAATGTCTCCCGCACGCTTCTGGAGGATGCTGCAGACGCCGGGGCACTGGCCATCGCACTGAAG GCATACAAAAAGAGGCTAGTTCTGTTCCGTGGGGAAACCGTCCTGCCCAACCTAGACCTCAGCCCCCGGCAACTCTTCTTCCGAAGCTATGCCCAG GTGATGTGTAGGGACCCCAGCACCCAGGATCCTCAGGACATTCGCAGCCCTCCTACCCTTCGAGTCCACGGGCCCCTAAGCAACAGTCCAGCCTTCACCAGACACTTCCGCTGTCCCCAGGGGGCCCTCCTGAACCCCCCCAGCCGCTGCCAACTCTGGTAA